A genomic stretch from Oleomonas cavernae includes:
- the rpsS gene encoding 30S ribosomal protein S19 encodes MTRSVWKGPFVDGYLLKKAETTRASGRKEVIKTWSRRSTILPQFLGLTFGVHNGHKFIPVLVNEDMVGHKLGEFAPTRTFYGHAADKKAKRK; translated from the coding sequence GTGACTCGTTCAGTATGGAAAGGTCCGTTCGTCGACGGTTATCTGCTCAAGAAGGCAGAGACCACTCGCGCGTCGGGCCGCAAGGAAGTCATCAAGACCTGGTCGCGCCGCTCGACCATTCTGCCCCAGTTCCTGGGGCTGACGTTCGGCGTGCACAACGGCCACAAGTTCATCCCCGTGTTGGTGAACGAGGACATGGTTGGTCACAAGCTCGGCGAATTCGCGCCGACGCGGACCTTCTATGGCCACGCTGCCGACAAGAAGGCGAAGAGGAAGTAA
- a CDS encoding 50S ribosomal protein L23: MSSLKHYDIILSPVITEKSTRGSEFNQVTFKVPLTATKPEIRAAVESLFRVKVTAVNTIRVEGKEKRFRGRLGKRSDFKKAVVSLADGQTIDVTTGI; encoded by the coding sequence ATGAGCTCGCTGAAGCATTACGACATCATCCTGTCGCCGGTCATCACTGAGAAGTCGACCCGCGGTTCGGAATTCAACCAGGTTACCTTCAAGGTGCCGCTGACGGCGACCAAGCCCGAGATCCGGGCGGCGGTCGAGTCGCTGTTCCGGGTCAAGGTGACGGCCGTCAACACCATCCGCGTGGAAGGCAAGGAAAAGCGCTTCCGCGGCCGGCTGGGCAAGCGGTCCGATTTCAAGAAGGCAGTCGTCTCCCTGGCCGACGGCCAGACCATCGACGTGACGACGGGGATCTGA
- the rplB gene encoding 50S ribosomal protein L2, producing the protein MALKTFRPITPSLRGTVLIDRSGLYKGKPVKTLTEGLNKNAGRNNHGRITMRRVGGGHKKAYRLVDFQRRKFDVPATVERIEYDPNRTAFIALIRYEDGEQSYILAPQRLGVGDSVVAGEKVDVKPGNAAPMKNLPIGTIVHNVELKIGKGGAIARSAGTYAQIVGRDGAYCILRLSSGEQRLVRGECIASVGAVSNPDNQNTKVGKAGRNRWLGIRPSVRGVAMNPIDHPHGGGEGRTSGGRHPVTPWGKGTKGNKTRSNKRTDAFILRSRHAKK; encoded by the coding sequence ATGGCGTTGAAGACATTCCGTCCGATCACGCCGTCGCTTCGCGGCACGGTGCTGATCGATCGTTCCGGCCTCTACAAAGGCAAGCCGGTCAAGACTTTGACCGAAGGCTTGAACAAGAACGCCGGGCGCAACAATCACGGCCGCATCACCATGCGGCGCGTGGGTGGCGGCCACAAGAAGGCCTACCGTCTGGTCGACTTCCAGCGGCGCAAGTTCGATGTCCCGGCGACGGTCGAGCGGATCGAATACGATCCCAACCGCACTGCCTTCATCGCGCTGATCCGCTATGAGGACGGCGAGCAGTCGTACATCCTGGCGCCGCAGCGCTTAGGGGTGGGCGACAGCGTCGTCGCCGGCGAAAAGGTCGACGTGAAGCCCGGCAATGCCGCGCCCATGAAGAACCTGCCGATCGGCACCATCGTGCACAACGTCGAGCTGAAGATCGGCAAGGGCGGCGCGATTGCCCGTTCGGCCGGGACCTACGCTCAGATCGTCGGTCGCGACGGCGCCTATTGCATTCTGCGTCTGTCGTCGGGTGAACAGCGTCTGGTCCGTGGCGAGTGCATCGCTTCGGTCGGCGCGGTTTCGAACCCCGACAATCAGAACACCAAGGTCGGCAAGGCAGGCCGTAACCGCTGGCTGGGCATCCGCCCGTCGGTGCGCGGCGTCGCCATGAACCCGATCGATCACCCGCATGGTGGTGGCGAAGGCCGGACTTCCGGTGGTCGTCATCCCGTGACGCCGTGGGGCAAGGGAACCAAAGGCAACAAGACCCGCTCTAACAAGCGGACTGATGCCTTCATCCTGCGCTCGCGTCACGCCAAGAAGTAA
- the rplD gene encoding 50S ribosomal protein L4 — MKADVTTLDATAAGSIELADEVFGLEPRADILHRMVLWQLAKRQSGNHRIKTVSEVTATTKKMYRQKGTGHARHGSKKVGQFRGGAKTMGPVVRSHAFDLPKKVRQLALRSALSAKAKAGQLVVLDSAAFEQAKTGALKAKFATLGWTSVLVVDTVLNEGFALAARNIPHVDVLPTVGANVYDILRREKLVLTKAAVESLEARLK, encoded by the coding sequence ATGAAGGCCGACGTCACTACGCTCGACGCCACTGCAGCGGGTTCGATTGAACTCGCTGACGAGGTGTTCGGTCTCGAGCCGCGTGCGGATATCCTGCACCGCATGGTGCTTTGGCAGCTTGCCAAGCGCCAGTCGGGCAATCACCGGATCAAGACGGTGAGCGAGGTTACCGCCACGACCAAGAAGATGTACCGCCAGAAGGGGACGGGTCATGCCCGTCACGGCTCCAAGAAAGTGGGCCAGTTCCGTGGCGGTGCCAAGACCATGGGCCCGGTTGTCCGCAGCCATGCCTTTGACCTGCCCAAGAAGGTTCGCCAGCTCGCGTTGCGCAGCGCCCTCTCGGCCAAGGCCAAGGCCGGCCAACTCGTCGTCCTCGACTCCGCCGCTTTCGAGCAGGCGAAGACCGGCGCGCTGAAGGCCAAGTTCGCCACCCTGGGCTGGACTTCAGTGCTGGTGGTCGACACCGTGCTGAACGAAGGTTTCGCCCTGGCGGCCCGTAACATTCCGCACGTCGACGTCCTGCCGACGGTCGGTGCCAACGTCTACGACATCCTGCGTCGCGAGAAGCTGGTGCTCACCAAGGCCGCCGTCGAAAGCCTGGAGGCGCGCCTGAAATGA